One genomic region from Jiangella sp. DSM 45060 encodes:
- a CDS encoding ABC transporter permease has protein sequence MTAVRAWLRLDARRRWRSLLVMALLVALAAGTVMTALSGARRGSTAVDRLVERTLPATIAVLPNQAGFDWDAVRALPEVEALTTFCLTGSYVVDELPPDSYAAGFPPGDDEVFRTIERPVVLDGRLPDPVRADEVVVSRSFEQNYGLGVGDGVTLRLFTPRTQDGLKFASTLPEPDGPVVHATIVGIIRSPWFSDVVGDSEGGLSPSPGLFARHRDNLMGASGEGELNALVRLRGGEAAIQAFKADLREVSGRGDIDFMDLAEDGRHLNAVTRFEADALQAFALAAGAAAIFLVGQAVARYAASAAAELQIGRALGMTSGQAVVAAAAGPVGAAVAGALLGAGAAVVASWWFPIGTAALYEPDPGIDADPLVVVVVGTATVLLAALGAGLAARLALRSARTARRARPSALAAAARRAGAPVPVVVGARFALEPGRGRQAVPVRPALVGAVVGVVGVIAAFTFSSGVTDAAAHPERFGQVYQLASFVGDAGEDFGPVDDVMEVMADDPDVRVVNDTRVAVATVENRPVTLFTLDQAGREPLRPVLVEGRAPEHPGEVALAPASADTMGVGVGDVMTMSGTAGDREFTVTGLAFVPEGPHNNYVTGGWVSGDGYDTLFDPASTVSPAFKYHLVLLGLTPGADAAAVTERLEATVAPVIAAATGAPPESVTDVVAPAEPPSRLAELRQVRTLPVFLAGFLTVLALGAVGHALATAVRRRRHEVAVLRALGMTRWQSRGVVVTQASLLALVGLAAGVPLGLALGRTVWRYVADTTPLLYVAPLAALALLLIVPLALLAANLLAAWPSHRAASLRVGSVLRAE, from the coding sequence GTGACGGCCGTCCGCGCCTGGCTGCGGCTGGACGCCCGGCGCCGGTGGCGGTCGCTGCTGGTCATGGCGCTGCTGGTGGCGCTGGCCGCGGGGACGGTCATGACGGCGTTGTCCGGCGCCCGGCGCGGCTCGACCGCGGTCGACCGGCTGGTGGAGCGGACGCTGCCGGCCACCATCGCCGTCCTCCCGAACCAGGCCGGCTTCGACTGGGACGCCGTCCGGGCGCTGCCCGAGGTCGAGGCGCTGACGACGTTCTGCCTGACCGGCTCGTACGTGGTCGACGAACTGCCGCCGGACTCGTACGCCGCGGGCTTCCCGCCGGGCGACGACGAGGTGTTCCGGACCATCGAGCGCCCGGTCGTCCTCGACGGCCGGCTGCCCGACCCGGTGCGGGCCGACGAGGTCGTCGTCAGCCGGTCGTTCGAGCAGAACTACGGGCTGGGCGTCGGCGACGGCGTCACACTGCGGCTGTTCACGCCGCGGACGCAGGACGGCCTGAAGTTCGCGTCGACGCTGCCCGAGCCGGACGGCCCGGTGGTCCACGCGACGATCGTCGGGATCATCCGGTCGCCGTGGTTCAGCGATGTCGTCGGCGACTCCGAGGGTGGGCTGTCGCCGTCGCCGGGCCTGTTCGCGCGGCACCGCGACAACCTCATGGGCGCCTCCGGTGAGGGCGAGCTGAACGCGCTGGTCCGGCTGCGCGGCGGGGAGGCCGCGATCCAGGCGTTCAAGGCGGACCTGCGCGAGGTCAGCGGGCGCGGCGACATCGACTTCATGGACCTCGCCGAGGATGGCCGGCACCTGAACGCGGTCACCCGGTTCGAGGCCGACGCGCTGCAGGCGTTCGCGCTGGCGGCGGGCGCGGCGGCGATCTTCCTCGTCGGCCAGGCGGTGGCGCGGTACGCGGCATCGGCGGCGGCCGAGCTGCAGATCGGACGGGCGCTGGGCATGACATCGGGGCAGGCCGTCGTGGCCGCGGCGGCGGGTCCGGTGGGTGCGGCCGTCGCCGGCGCGCTGCTGGGTGCGGGCGCCGCGGTGGTGGCGTCGTGGTGGTTCCCGATCGGCACCGCCGCGTTGTACGAGCCCGACCCGGGCATCGACGCCGACCCGCTGGTCGTCGTCGTGGTCGGGACGGCGACGGTGCTGCTGGCGGCGCTCGGCGCGGGCCTGGCGGCGCGGCTGGCACTGCGCTCGGCCCGCACGGCGCGCCGCGCGCGGCCGTCGGCGCTCGCGGCCGCCGCCCGGCGGGCCGGTGCACCGGTTCCGGTGGTCGTCGGCGCGCGGTTCGCGCTCGAGCCCGGCCGCGGCCGCCAGGCGGTTCCGGTGCGCCCGGCGCTGGTGGGCGCCGTCGTCGGGGTCGTCGGCGTCATCGCGGCGTTCACCTTCTCCAGCGGCGTCACCGACGCGGCCGCGCACCCGGAGCGGTTCGGGCAGGTGTACCAGCTGGCGTCCTTCGTCGGCGACGCCGGCGAGGACTTCGGTCCCGTCGACGACGTCATGGAGGTCATGGCCGACGACCCGGACGTGCGGGTCGTCAACGACACCCGCGTCGCGGTCGCGACGGTCGAGAACCGGCCGGTCACGCTGTTCACGCTGGACCAGGCCGGACGCGAGCCGCTGCGGCCGGTGCTGGTCGAGGGCCGGGCGCCGGAGCACCCGGGCGAGGTGGCGCTGGCGCCCGCCAGCGCCGACACCATGGGCGTGGGCGTCGGCGACGTCATGACGATGTCCGGCACCGCGGGCGACCGCGAGTTCACCGTCACCGGCCTGGCGTTCGTGCCGGAGGGGCCGCACAACAACTACGTCACCGGCGGCTGGGTCTCCGGCGACGGCTACGACACGCTGTTCGACCCGGCCAGCACGGTGTCGCCGGCGTTCAAGTACCACCTCGTGCTGCTCGGGCTGACGCCGGGCGCCGACGCGGCGGCGGTGACCGAGCGGCTCGAGGCCACCGTCGCGCCGGTGATCGCCGCGGCCACCGGCGCGCCGCCCGAGTCCGTCACCGACGTCGTCGCACCGGCCGAGCCGCCCAGCCGCCTCGCGGAGCTGCGCCAGGTCCGGACGCTGCCGGTGTTCCTGGCCGGGTTCCTGACGGTGCTCGCGCTGGGCGCCGTCGGGCACGCGCTGGCCACCGCCGTGCGCCGTCGCCGGCACGAGGTCGCCGTGCTGCGGGCGCTGGGCATGACCCGCTGGCAGTCCCGCGGCGTCGTCGTCACCCAGGCCAGCCTGCTGGCGCTGGTCGGGCTGGCTGCCGGGGTGCCGCTCGGCCTGGCGCTGGGCCGGACCGTCTGGCGCTACGTCGCCGACACGACGCCGCTGCTCTACGTCGCCCCGCTGGCGGCGCTGGCGCTGCTGCTGATCGTGCCGCTGGCACTGCTGGCGGCGAACCTGCTGGCGGCCTGGCCGTCGCACCGGGCGGCGTCGCTGCGGGTGGGCTCCGTGCTGAGGGCCGAGTGA
- a CDS encoding FtsX-like permease family protein, producing MTAAWLRLELRRRWRSLLVLALLVALAAGTVLTAVAGARRDASAVDRLLERTLPADVAVLPNQPGFDWDAVRALPGVAAVGTYTGIDYDVDGEPSAGLLGDDETMRTVERPAVLDGRLPDPERPDEAVVTSDHSAEVGDTVTLRLHPADSAAAQPELTVTVVGVVRSYWYHDDAEGVGELVPSPELYAAFEDQLIGDEPGEFNAIVRLHDREAGIPAFQARLREISGVDIDVVNLAELARRDRDDAAFEADALLVFALVAAVASVVLLGLAVARYVAAVRPALRVLGALGLTPRRLAWAAAAGPALAAVVGALLGVAASVVASRWFPIGAAARFDPAPGVAVDLPVLAAGAVAAPALMLLGTIAVARAALRRTGARPARSAVAAAAQRLGAPVPVVVGSRFALEARSSGAVRPALAGAVAGVLGVVAAVTFSAGVRDATTHTERFGQVHQLVAFTGFSGIEVAPVAQLAPMVAADPDVRAVNDTRMAVAGAGDASMSLFTLEPGWRPVVTEGRAPRGAGEVALAPHSAAAVGAAVGDVIRLTGTRGEREVTVTGLAFVPEAPHNDYTLGGWVTPAGYDELFDPAATASPPFKFRLLLVALTAGADPGLVADRLATATATDGLIQPAEPPSRLAELREIQGLPVFLAAFLAAMALGAVGHALLTTVHRRRHDLAVLRAVGLTRRQSRAVLMTQANVLALAGLLFGVPLGIATGRVVWRFVAETTPVDHVAPAALLTTGLVAAAALLAANLLAAWPARRAASLRVGSVLRAE from the coding sequence ATGACGGCGGCGTGGCTGCGGCTGGAGCTGCGACGGCGGTGGCGGTCGCTGCTGGTGCTGGCGCTGTTGGTGGCGCTGGCCGCGGGGACGGTGCTGACGGCGGTCGCGGGCGCCCGGCGTGATGCGAGCGCCGTCGACCGGCTGCTGGAGCGGACGCTGCCCGCGGACGTCGCGGTGCTGCCCAACCAGCCCGGCTTCGACTGGGACGCCGTGCGAGCGCTGCCCGGCGTCGCGGCCGTCGGCACCTACACCGGCATCGACTACGACGTCGACGGCGAGCCGTCCGCGGGTCTGCTCGGCGACGACGAGACGATGCGGACGGTGGAACGTCCGGCCGTGCTCGATGGCCGGCTGCCCGACCCGGAACGGCCGGACGAGGCGGTCGTCACGAGTGACCACAGCGCGGAGGTCGGCGACACGGTGACCTTGCGGCTGCATCCGGCCGACTCGGCGGCGGCGCAGCCGGAACTGACCGTGACCGTGGTGGGCGTCGTCCGGTCGTACTGGTACCACGACGACGCCGAGGGCGTGGGCGAGCTGGTCCCGTCGCCGGAGCTCTACGCCGCGTTCGAGGATCAGCTGATCGGCGACGAGCCGGGCGAGTTCAACGCGATCGTCCGGCTCCATGACCGTGAGGCGGGCATTCCCGCGTTCCAGGCGCGGTTGCGGGAGATCAGCGGCGTCGACATCGACGTGGTGAACCTGGCCGAGCTGGCCCGGCGCGACCGCGACGACGCGGCGTTCGAGGCCGACGCGTTGCTGGTGTTCGCGCTGGTCGCGGCCGTCGCGTCGGTCGTGCTGCTGGGGCTCGCGGTGGCGCGGTACGTGGCCGCGGTCCGGCCCGCGCTACGCGTGCTGGGTGCGCTGGGCCTGACCCCGCGCCGGCTCGCGTGGGCGGCCGCCGCAGGACCGGCGCTGGCGGCGGTCGTCGGCGCGCTGCTGGGCGTCGCGGCGTCCGTCGTGGCGTCGCGCTGGTTCCCGATCGGCGCGGCGGCGCGGTTCGATCCGGCGCCGGGTGTCGCCGTGGATCTGCCGGTGCTGGCCGCCGGCGCAGTTGCGGCGCCGGCGCTGATGCTGCTGGGCACGATCGCGGTGGCTCGCGCGGCGCTGCGCCGTACCGGCGCGCGGCCGGCCAGGTCCGCGGTGGCGGCAGCAGCGCAGCGGCTGGGGGCGCCGGTCCCCGTGGTCGTCGGGAGCCGCTTCGCGCTGGAGGCGCGGTCGTCGGGCGCCGTCCGGCCCGCACTGGCCGGCGCCGTCGCCGGGGTGCTGGGGGTCGTCGCCGCCGTGACGTTCTCCGCCGGCGTCCGCGATGCCACCACCCACACCGAGCGGTTCGGGCAGGTGCATCAGCTGGTGGCGTTCACCGGGTTCTCCGGGATCGAGGTCGCGCCGGTGGCGCAGCTGGCTCCGATGGTGGCCGCGGACCCGGACGTCCGCGCCGTCAACGACACGCGCATGGCGGTGGCCGGCGCCGGTGACGCCTCGATGAGCCTGTTCACGCTGGAGCCCGGGTGGCGGCCGGTGGTGACCGAGGGCCGGGCGCCGCGGGGCGCCGGCGAGGTCGCACTCGCGCCGCACAGCGCCGCGGCCGTCGGCGCGGCGGTCGGCGACGTCATCCGGCTGACGGGAACCCGCGGCGAGCGCGAGGTCACCGTCACCGGTCTGGCGTTCGTCCCGGAGGCCCCGCACAACGACTACACGCTGGGTGGCTGGGTGACTCCGGCCGGTTACGACGAGCTGTTCGACCCGGCCGCCACGGCGTCTCCGCCGTTCAAGTTCCGGCTGCTGCTGGTGGCGCTGACGGCAGGCGCCGATCCCGGGCTCGTCGCCGACCGGTTGGCCACGGCCACGGCGACCGACGGATTGATCCAGCCGGCTGAGCCGCCCAGCCGGCTGGCCGAGCTCCGGGAGATCCAGGGCCTGCCCGTCTTCCTGGCGGCGTTCCTTGCCGCGATGGCGCTCGGAGCCGTCGGCCATGCTCTCTTGACCACGGTCCACCGGCGTCGCCACGACCTCGCCGTGCTGCGCGCCGTCGGCCTCACCCGGCGGCAGTCGCGAGCGGTCCTGATGACGCAGGCGAACGTCCTCGCCCTGGCCGGGTTGCTGTTCGGCGTGCCGCTGGGCATCGCCACCGGCCGAGTGGTCTGGCGGTTCGTGGCCGAGACCACGCCCGTCGACCACGTGGCGCCGGCCGCGTTGCTGACGACCGGCCTGGTCGCGGCGGCGGCGCTGCTGGCGGCGAACCTGCTGGCGGCCTGGCCGGCGCGCCGGGCGGCGTCGCTGCGGGTGGGCTCCGTGCTGAGGGCCGAGTGA